From Deltaproteobacteria bacterium, the proteins below share one genomic window:
- the cysS gene encoding cysteine--tRNA ligase: MLYVYDTMKRDYIPFHPLYDNKVKMYVCGITAYDFCHVGHARASVVFDVIYRYLLYKGYDVIFVKNFTDVDDKIINRANKEGRSWQDISQQFIKEYYTDMEALYVKKPTFEPKASEHIKDMVDFIKKLIEKDYAYVSEGDVYFSVGKFRDYGKLSHKKIEELKVGARIEPSEKKRNPLDFALWKKSKEGEPEWESPWGGGRPGWHIECSTMCMHYLGETIDIHGGGEDLIFPHHENEIAQSEALTGKTFVRHWIHNAFVKINKEKMSKSLGNFFTIRDILKKYRGEILRMFLLLTHYRNPIDFSLQGIEMAKEALNKLYMLLWRVEENLKNPSNGLKDKELEGALTKFNKSFIDILDKDFNTPKAFGEIFVLIREINKYLDKCENENEKPDKKYLKAFIDIRNSIREILGIMNESVEEWFKGKILMEKPLDITMGIDAEMTNVNVDVNLIEQKIKQREEERKKGNFKKADKLREELLKMGITLEDTKEGTRWKTTKEQI, translated from the coding sequence ATGTTATACGTATATGATACGATGAAGAGAGATTATATACCTTTTCACCCTCTGTATGACAACAAGGTAAAGATGTATGTATGTGGTATAACTGCCTACGATTTTTGTCATGTGGGACATGCCAGGGCATCCGTGGTGTTTGATGTTATCTATAGGTATCTTCTGTATAAGGGATATGATGTAATCTTTGTGAAGAACTTCACCGATGTAGATGACAAGATCATAAACAGGGCAAATAAAGAGGGAAGAAGCTGGCAAGATATCTCTCAACAATTCATAAAAGAATACTACACTGACATGGAAGCATTATATGTAAAAAAACCTACTTTTGAACCTAAGGCATCAGAACACATAAAAGATATGGTGGATTTTATAAAAAAATTGATAGAAAAAGATTACGCTTATGTATCGGAGGGAGATGTCTATTTTTCTGTAGGCAAATTCAGAGATTATGGCAAACTCTCTCACAAAAAAATAGAGGAATTAAAAGTAGGAGCCAGGATTGAACCTTCGGAGAAAAAGAGAAATCCACTGGATTTTGCGCTGTGGAAAAAATCAAAGGAAGGAGAACCTGAATGGGAAAGTCCGTGGGGAGGTGGCAGACCAGGCTGGCATATTGAGTGTTCCACAATGTGTATGCACTACTTGGGAGAAACTATTGACATTCACGGTGGAGGAGAAGATCTCATCTTTCCCCACCACGAAAATGAGATTGCTCAATCGGAGGCGCTCACCGGAAAAACATTTGTAAGACATTGGATACACAATGCATTCGTAAAGATAAACAAGGAAAAGATGTCAAAATCCTTAGGGAATTTCTTTACTATTAGAGATATTTTAAAAAAATACCGGGGTGAAATATTGAGAATGTTTCTTCTTCTTACACACTATCGCAATCCTATAGATTTTAGCCTGCAAGGGATAGAGATGGCGAAAGAAGCATTGAATAAATTGTATATGCTTCTATGGAGAGTAGAAGAAAATTTGAAAAATCCATCAAATGGGTTAAAAGATAAAGAATTAGAAGGGGCACTAACCAAATTTAACAAGTCTTTTATAGACATTTTGGACAAAGATTTTAACACTCCGAAAGCCTTCGGAGAAATATTTGTTTTAATTAGGGAAATCAACAAATACTTAGATAAATGCGAAAATGAAAATGAAAAACCCGACAAAAAATATTTGAAAGCATTTATTGATATAAGAAATTCCATTAGAGAGATACTGGGCATTATGAATGAATCAGTAGAAGAATGGTTTAAGGGAAAAATATTAATGGAAAAACCTTTGGACATTACAATGGGCATTGATGCGGAAATGACAAATGTAAATGTAGATGTAAATCTCATTGAACAAAAGATAAAACAGAGGGAAGAAGAGAGAAAGAAAGGTAATTTCAAAAAAGCAGACAAATTAAGGGAAGAATTATTAAAAATGGGTATTACACTGGAAGATACAAAAGAAGGAACGCGATGGAAAACTACAAAGGAACAAATATGA